From Cellulosimicrobium sp. ES-005, one genomic window encodes:
- the kdpB gene encoding potassium-transporting ATPase subunit KdpB — MSTPLASVPQLPGTPASPAEAPDGGAHHDDHRGGRRAPRALSLAQVGAALPAAVRKLDPRVLYRSPVLFVVEIGAVATTVLAALDPDLFSVLVAVWLWATVLFATLAESVAESRGKAQASSLRATQRSTTARRVDAPTDTLTAGSSLHLLPTVDVPSSSLRVGDVVVVVAGETIPGDGDVIEGVASVDESAITGESAPVIRESGGDRSAVTGGTVVLSDRIVVRITAPAGQTFVDRMIALVEGSERQRTPNEIALNVLLTSLTIVFVLAVATLQPFAVYSGARQSLVVLVALLVCLIPTTIGALLSAIGIAGMDRLVRRNVLAMSGRAVEAAGDVDVLLLDKTGTITHGNRFATEVLPVGHVSAAELADAARLASLSDETPEGRSIVDLVTSMDGRPAADLVRETAGAEFIPFTAQTRMSGVDLPSPDGGVRRVRKGAGSAVQRWVHSTGGSVTGPETDELAAHVETVSGQGGTPLVVAEQVADGPARVLGVVRLKDVVKDGLRERFDQLRAMGIRSVMVTGDNAITARAIAAEAGVDDVLAEATPEDKLALIRREQEGGRLVAMAGDGTNDAPALAQSDVGVAMNTGTTAAKEAGNMVDLDSNPTKLLEIVEIGKQLLITRGALTTFSVANDVAKYFAILPAMFLGVFPALEVLNVMHLSSPQSAILSAVIFNALIIVVLVPLALRGVRYRPASASALLRRNLLIYGLGGLVAPFVGIKLVDLLVSLLPGF, encoded by the coding sequence ATGAGCACCCCGCTCGCTTCCGTCCCTCAGCTGCCCGGCACCCCGGCGTCCCCCGCGGAGGCGCCCGACGGCGGCGCGCACCACGACGACCACCGCGGCGGGCGTCGCGCGCCGCGGGCGCTGTCCCTCGCGCAGGTGGGCGCGGCGCTGCCGGCCGCGGTGCGCAAGCTCGACCCGCGCGTGCTGTACCGGTCGCCGGTCCTGTTCGTCGTGGAGATCGGTGCCGTCGCGACGACGGTCCTCGCGGCGCTGGACCCGGACCTGTTCTCGGTCCTCGTCGCGGTGTGGCTGTGGGCGACGGTCCTGTTCGCGACGCTCGCCGAGTCGGTCGCGGAGTCGCGCGGCAAGGCGCAGGCGTCGAGCCTGCGCGCGACGCAGCGCAGCACCACGGCGCGCCGTGTGGACGCGCCGACCGACACGCTCACGGCGGGGTCCAGCCTGCACCTGCTGCCGACGGTCGACGTGCCGTCGTCCAGCCTGCGGGTGGGTGACGTCGTCGTGGTCGTCGCGGGGGAGACGATCCCGGGCGACGGCGACGTGATCGAGGGCGTCGCGTCGGTCGACGAGTCGGCCATCACGGGGGAGTCCGCGCCGGTGATCCGCGAGTCGGGCGGGGACCGCTCGGCGGTCACGGGCGGGACGGTCGTGCTGTCCGACCGCATCGTCGTGCGGATCACGGCACCGGCCGGCCAGACGTTCGTCGACCGGATGATCGCGCTCGTCGAGGGCAGCGAGCGTCAGCGCACCCCGAACGAGATCGCGCTCAACGTGCTGCTCACCTCGCTGACGATCGTGTTCGTCCTCGCCGTCGCGACGCTCCAGCCGTTCGCGGTGTACTCGGGGGCACGGCAGTCGCTCGTGGTGCTGGTCGCGCTCCTCGTGTGCCTCATCCCGACGACGATCGGCGCGCTGCTGTCCGCGATCGGCATCGCGGGCATGGACCGCCTGGTCCGGCGCAACGTGCTCGCGATGTCGGGCCGCGCGGTCGAGGCGGCGGGCGACGTCGACGTGCTGCTGCTCGACAAGACCGGCACGATCACGCACGGCAACCGGTTCGCGACCGAGGTGCTGCCGGTGGGCCACGTGAGCGCGGCGGAGCTCGCCGACGCGGCGCGCCTGGCCTCGCTGTCCGACGAGACCCCGGAGGGGCGCAGCATCGTCGACCTCGTGACGTCGATGGACGGGCGTCCCGCGGCGGACCTGGTCCGGGAGACCGCGGGCGCGGAGTTCATCCCGTTCACGGCCCAGACCCGGATGTCGGGCGTGGACCTGCCCTCGCCCGACGGCGGCGTGCGGCGCGTGCGCAAGGGCGCCGGCTCGGCGGTGCAGCGGTGGGTGCACTCGACGGGCGGGAGCGTGACGGGTCCGGAGACGGACGAGCTCGCGGCCCACGTGGAGACGGTGAGCGGGCAGGGCGGGACGCCGCTCGTGGTGGCCGAGCAGGTGGCGGACGGTCCGGCGCGCGTGCTCGGCGTCGTCCGGCTCAAGGACGTCGTCAAGGACGGGCTGCGCGAGCGGTTCGACCAGCTCCGCGCGATGGGCATCCGGAGCGTCATGGTGACGGGCGACAACGCGATCACGGCGCGGGCCATCGCCGCCGAGGCGGGCGTGGACGACGTCCTCGCCGAGGCGACGCCGGAGGACAAGCTCGCCCTCATCCGGCGCGAGCAGGAGGGCGGTCGCCTCGTCGCGATGGCCGGCGACGGCACGAACGACGCGCCCGCGCTGGCCCAGTCCGACGTCGGCGTCGCGATGAACACGGGGACGACCGCCGCCAAGGAGGCGGGCAACATGGTCGACCTCGACTCGAACCCGACGAAGCTCCTGGAGATCGTCGAGATCGGCAAGCAGCTCCTCATCACGCGCGGCGCGCTCACCACGTTCTCCGTCGCGAACGACGTCGCGAAGTACTTCGCGATCCTGCCCGCGATGTTCCTGGGCGTGTTCCCCGCGCTCGAGGTGCTCAACGTCATGCACCTGTCCAGCCCGCAGTCCGCGATCCTCTCCGCGGTGATCTTCAACGCCCTGATCATCGTGGTCCTCGTCCCGCTCGCGCTGCGCGGGGTGCGTTACCGCCCGGCGTCCGCGTCGGCGCTGCTCCGGCGCAACCTGCTGATCTACGGGCTCGGCGGCCTCGTGGCGCCGTTCGTCGGGATCAAGCTCGTCGACCTCCTCGTCTCCCTCCTCCCGGGCTTCTGA
- the kdpC gene encoding potassium-transporting ATPase subunit KdpC produces the protein MRVLLLMTLLLGGLYPLAVTGVGQAAFGWQADGSLVRADGTRASSVDDAGADGAPVVGSVLVGQAFGEPGTAPEWFHGRPSAAGDGYDTLASAGSNLGPNNPELVAAIEARRAAVAAEDGVDPATVPPDALTASASGLDPHVSPAYAYQQVDRVAAARGLDPAAVRALVDDAAAGRVAGVLGDPRVNVLALNLALEELAPAGSDAP, from the coding sequence CTGCGCGTCCTGCTCCTCATGACGCTCCTGCTCGGCGGGCTCTACCCGCTCGCGGTGACGGGCGTCGGCCAGGCCGCCTTCGGGTGGCAGGCCGACGGCTCGCTCGTCCGCGCCGACGGCACCCGGGCCTCGTCGGTCGACGACGCCGGGGCGGACGGCGCCCCGGTCGTCGGGTCCGTCCTCGTCGGCCAGGCGTTCGGCGAGCCGGGGACCGCGCCCGAGTGGTTCCACGGCCGCCCGTCGGCGGCCGGGGACGGCTACGACACCCTCGCGTCCGCGGGGTCGAACCTGGGGCCGAACAACCCCGAGCTCGTCGCCGCGATCGAGGCGCGCCGGGCGGCCGTCGCCGCGGAGGACGGCGTCGACCCGGCGACGGTCCCGCCGGACGCCCTGACGGCGTCGGCCTCGGGCCTCGACCCGCACGTGTCGCCCGCGTACGCGTACCAGCAGGTCGACCGCGTCGCGGCCGCGCGCGGGCTCGACCCGGCGGCGGTGCGCGCGCTCGTCGACGACGCCGCGGCCGGGCGCGTGGCCGGCGTGCTGGGCGACCCGCGCGTGAACGTGCTCGCGCTCAACCTCGCCCTCGAGGAACTCGCGCCCGCCGGCTCGGACGCGCCCTGA